From the genome of Ectobacillus sp. JY-23, one region includes:
- a CDS encoding amino acid ABC transporter substrate-binding protein encodes MKKLLSILLVAMLAFAAGCAKEEKKETAAVDTLSKIQKDGEFLIGTEGTYPPFTFHDDKGKLTGFDVEIAEEIAKRMKVKAVFKETQWDAMFAGLDAKRFDMVANQVGIREDRQKKYDFSKPYISSSAVLVIPADKDKPATFEEIKGLKAAQSLTSNYGEMAKKNGAEIVGVEGFNQAVELLSSGRVDLTINDRLSVLNYLQTKKDAKIKIADTEDNAAESGLLFRKDSDTLVKEVNKHLDDMMKDGTYEKISTKWFGEDVRGK; translated from the coding sequence ATGAAGAAATTATTGTCTATATTGTTAGTTGCAATGTTGGCGTTTGCAGCAGGTTGCGCTAAAGAAGAAAAGAAAGAAACAGCCGCTGTCGACACACTGTCTAAAATACAAAAAGATGGTGAATTTTTAATTGGAACGGAAGGTACGTATCCACCATTCACTTTCCACGATGACAAAGGAAAATTAACAGGTTTTGACGTAGAAATTGCTGAGGAAATTGCAAAGCGTATGAAAGTAAAAGCTGTGTTTAAAGAAACACAATGGGATGCAATGTTCGCAGGCTTGGATGCAAAGCGTTTTGATATGGTTGCAAACCAAGTAGGTATTCGTGAAGATCGTCAAAAGAAATATGATTTCTCTAAGCCGTATATTTCTTCTTCTGCAGTATTGGTGATTCCTGCTGATAAAGACAAGCCGGCAACGTTTGAAGAAATTAAGGGCTTAAAAGCAGCGCAATCTTTAACGAGTAACTACGGTGAAATGGCTAAGAAAAATGGTGCTGAAATTGTAGGTGTAGAAGGGTTTAATCAAGCGGTAGAGCTTTTAAGCTCTGGACGCGTAGATTTAACAATTAATGATCGTTTATCTGTTCTAAACTACTTGCAGACGAAAAAAGATGCAAAAATTAAAATTGCTGATACAGAAGACAATGCAGCAGAAAGTGGTTTGTTGTTCCGTAAAGACAGCGATACACTAGTGAAAGAAGTAAATAAGCACCTTGATGATATGATGAAAGACGGTACTTACGAAAAAATTTCAACAAAGTGGTTTGGTGAAGATGTACGCGGTAAGTAA
- a CDS encoding amino acid ABC transporter permease: MYAVSNTIFTPEKLSLWVEISKASFMPMLEGALYHTIPLTLISFVFGLILATGTALARLSGSPLLRWIARAYVSIIRGTPLLVQLFIIFYGLPSVGVTIDPFPAAIIGFSLSVGAYASEIIRASILSIPKGQWEAAYTIGMTYSQALQRIILPQAGRVSVPPLSNTFISLVKDTSLASLILVTEMFRKAQEIASMNYEFLIVYSLAGLIYWIICFVLSIVQQRLEKRMERYVS; encoded by the coding sequence ATGTACGCGGTAAGTAATACAATCTTTACACCTGAAAAGCTATCGTTATGGGTTGAAATTTCCAAAGCATCCTTCATGCCTATGCTGGAGGGTGCTCTTTATCATACGATTCCTTTAACGCTTATTTCATTTGTCTTTGGATTAATACTTGCCACTGGAACTGCGCTGGCACGTTTGTCTGGCTCACCTCTTTTAAGATGGATTGCCCGGGCATATGTTTCTATCATTCGAGGAACGCCGTTGCTAGTGCAATTGTTTATTATTTTTTATGGACTTCCAAGTGTGGGTGTGACAATTGATCCGTTTCCCGCAGCTATCATTGGATTTTCATTAAGTGTAGGTGCATATGCATCTGAAATTATACGTGCATCCATTTTGTCTATACCAAAGGGACAGTGGGAAGCGGCATACACAATTGGGATGACGTACAGTCAAGCTTTACAGCGTATTATCTTACCACAGGCTGGAAGAGTGTCAGTGCCGCCGCTCTCTAACACATTTATTAGTCTTGTAAAAGATACATCATTGGCATCCTTAATTTTAGTAACAGAAATGTTTCGAAAAGCGCAAGAAATAGCCTCAATGAATTACGAGTTTTTAATTGTATACTCTTTGGCTGGTCTTATTTATTGGATCATTTGCTTTGTGTTATCAATCGTTCAGCAACGACTCGAAAAACGAATGGAACGATATGTATCTTAA
- a CDS encoding amino acid ABC transporter ATP-binding protein yields the protein MINVNNLQKSFGDNTVLRDISATVEKGEVVVIIGPSGSGKTTLLRCLNVLETPDGGSIRIGEEEVHFSQKVTKRDIARLRTQTGMVFQHHNLFPHLTALENVMEGLITVQKQKKEEAKRKAESYLHKVGLSDKMTLYPFQLSGGQQQRVGIARALALEPKVMLFDEPTSALDPELVQEVLKVMRELANEGMTMVVVTHEMKFARDIASRVIFMDGGVIVEEGTPGNVLEAPQEERTKRFLSLIQ from the coding sequence ATGATTAATGTTAATAATTTACAAAAAAGCTTTGGGGACAATACAGTTCTGCGTGATATTAGTGCAACAGTGGAAAAAGGAGAAGTAGTGGTTATTATTGGTCCATCTGGATCAGGAAAAACAACACTCTTACGATGTCTCAACGTATTGGAAACTCCTGATGGCGGAAGTATTCGAATTGGTGAGGAAGAAGTACACTTTTCACAAAAAGTCACGAAACGTGATATTGCAAGGTTACGTACGCAAACTGGTATGGTGTTTCAGCATCATAATCTTTTTCCGCATCTTACAGCGCTGGAAAATGTGATGGAGGGCCTCATCACGGTACAAAAGCAAAAAAAGGAAGAAGCTAAACGTAAAGCGGAAAGTTATCTGCATAAAGTTGGTCTTAGTGATAAAATGACTTTGTATCCGTTTCAGCTTTCCGGCGGGCAACAGCAACGCGTTGGCATTGCACGCGCTCTTGCATTAGAGCCAAAGGTCATGCTGTTTGATGAGCCCACTTCGGCATTAGATCCTGAGCTTGTACAAGAGGTTCTTAAGGTGATGAGAGAGCTTGCTAATGAGGGCATGACAATGGTTGTTGTGACGCATGAAATGAAGTTTGCTCGTGATATTGCGAGCCGTGTAATCTTCATGGACGGAGGCGTTATTGTCGAAGAAGGAACACCGGGAAATGTATTAGAAGCGCCACAAGAAGAACGAACAAAGCGATTTTTAAGTCTAATTCAGTAA
- a CDS encoding alpha/beta-type small acid-soluble spore protein, translated as MPSQQSSNKLAVPGAQAALDSMKYEIASEFGVNLGPEATARANGSVGGEITKRLVAMAEQQLGGYQK; from the coding sequence ATGCCAAGTCAACAATCTTCTAACAAGTTAGCAGTACCAGGTGCACAAGCAGCTCTTGATTCAATGAAATATGAAATTGCTTCTGAGTTTGGTGTAAACTTAGGACCTGAAGCAACTGCACGTGCGAACGGTTCTGTAGGCGGAGAGATTACAAAGCGTTTAGTAGCAATGGCTGAGCAACAATTAGGCGGCTACCAAAAATAA
- a CDS encoding alpha/beta-type small acid-soluble spore protein — MTRTNKLAVPGAQAALDQMKYEIASEFGVNLGPEATARANGSVGGEITKRLVAYAEQHLGGVQR, encoded by the coding sequence ATGACAAGAACAAACAAATTGGCTGTTCCTGGTGCACAAGCTGCATTGGATCAAATGAAATACGAGATTGCTTCTGAGTTTGGCGTAAACCTTGGACCTGAAGCTACAGCTCGTGCAAACGGCTCTGTAGGTGGTGAAATCACAAAGCGTCTTGTAGCTTATGCTGAACAACACCTAGGTGGCGTACAACGATAA
- a CDS encoding ABC transporter ATP-binding protein — MAELKLEHIYKIYDNNVTAVTDFNLHIADKEFIVFVGPSGCGKSTTLRMIAGLEEISKGDFFIDGKRVNDVAPKDRDIAMVFQNYALYPHMSVYDNMAFGLKLRKFSKEEIDKRVKEAARILGLEQYLERKPKALSGGQRQRVALGRAIVRDAKVFLMDEPLSNLDAKLRVSMRAEISKLHQRLGTTTIYVTHDQTEAMTMATRLVVMKDGLIQQVGSPKEVYERPENVFVGGFIGSPAMNFFRGTLENDSFVAGNLRLQVPEGKLKYLREQNYIGKEIIMGIRPEEIHDEPVFISSAVGSTVEAKIEVAELLGAETMLYSQVGGQDFVARVDSRTEYKPGQSITLGFDMNKVHFFDVDSEVRIRHANEK, encoded by the coding sequence ATGGCTGAATTAAAATTAGAGCATATTTATAAAATTTATGATAACAACGTAACAGCAGTAACAGATTTTAACCTGCACATTGCAGATAAAGAATTTATTGTATTTGTAGGTCCTTCAGGTTGTGGTAAATCTACTACACTTCGTATGATTGCAGGTCTTGAAGAAATTTCAAAAGGTGACTTTTTCATTGATGGTAAGCGCGTGAACGACGTTGCACCAAAAGATCGCGACATTGCAATGGTATTCCAAAACTACGCGTTGTATCCACACATGAGCGTATATGATAATATGGCTTTCGGCTTAAAGCTTCGTAAATTCTCAAAAGAAGAAATTGATAAGCGTGTAAAAGAAGCAGCTCGTATCCTAGGCCTTGAGCAATACTTAGAGCGTAAACCTAAAGCGCTTTCCGGGGGGCAACGTCAACGTGTAGCATTAGGTCGCGCAATCGTTCGTGACGCAAAAGTGTTCTTGATGGACGAGCCTTTATCCAATCTTGATGCAAAACTTCGCGTATCAATGCGTGCTGAAATTTCTAAACTTCACCAACGTCTTGGTACAACAACGATTTATGTAACGCACGACCAAACAGAAGCAATGACAATGGCGACACGCCTTGTTGTTATGAAGGATGGTTTAATCCAACAAGTAGGTTCTCCGAAGGAAGTATATGAGCGTCCTGAGAATGTGTTCGTAGGCGGCTTTATCGGTTCTCCAGCGATGAACTTCTTCCGCGGTACACTTGAAAACGATTCTTTCGTAGCAGGTAACCTTCGCCTACAAGTGCCTGAAGGTAAACTGAAGTACCTTCGCGAACAAAACTACATCGGCAAAGAGATTATCATGGGTATCCGTCCAGAAGAAATTCATGACGAGCCTGTATTCATCTCTTCTGCAGTAGGCTCTACAGTAGAAGCAAAAATTGAAGTAGCTGAGCTATTAGGTGCAGAAACAATGCTTTACTCTCAAGTAGGCGGTCAAGACTTCGTAGCACGTGTTGACTCTCGTACTGAATACAAGCCAGGTCAATCCATCACATTAGGATTTGACATGAACAAAGTTCACTTCTTCGACGTAGACTCAGAAGTTCGCATTCGTCACGCAAACGAGAAGTAA
- a CDS encoding helix-turn-helix domain-containing protein, with protein sequence MLDKLKQYYGTVVTDTSEDTYALYRWYADTSGQKFGILKENLTKKDEALLSLFLTPLLEDDWSPAQKAWKSFLFQSASYPLTEAKAVRFLHFSLKQPFFEKQAWQEALSGLLSTEFIIVWKDDKTGVIIEQYLDTNVDVFLDKDAFQTLTSDFFITLHILVGKLRPVDNSLLFWFQWEHDGFLCTRKSHRHIMDLEDILPHFVIEKPDALLPVLQTVNDADLLHTVKMFLEANMNVSLAAKQQYMHRNSVQYRVDKFIEKTGIDIKNFKGAVAVYLSLCLYQ encoded by the coding sequence ATGTTAGACAAACTGAAACAATACTACGGTACAGTGGTTACCGATACATCTGAAGATACCTATGCCCTATATAGATGGTATGCCGATACAAGCGGACAAAAATTTGGAATTTTAAAAGAAAATCTTACGAAAAAAGACGAAGCTCTTCTCTCTCTTTTTTTAACTCCTCTTCTCGAAGATGATTGGTCACCAGCGCAGAAAGCATGGAAGTCCTTCTTGTTTCAATCTGCCTCTTATCCTTTAACAGAAGCAAAGGCTGTTCGCTTTTTACACTTTTCCTTAAAACAGCCCTTTTTTGAAAAACAGGCATGGCAAGAAGCGCTGAGCGGACTATTGTCAACTGAATTCATCATTGTGTGGAAGGACGACAAAACGGGAGTCATTATTGAGCAGTACCTTGATACAAATGTGGATGTGTTTCTAGACAAAGATGCATTTCAAACATTAACATCAGATTTTTTTATTACCCTACATATACTGGTGGGCAAGCTAAGACCTGTAGATAATTCACTTCTTTTTTGGTTTCAATGGGAACATGATGGATTTCTTTGCACTCGTAAATCCCATCGCCACATCATGGATTTAGAAGATATTTTGCCTCATTTTGTGATAGAAAAACCAGATGCCTTGCTGCCGGTACTCCAAACAGTAAATGATGCAGATCTACTTCATACAGTAAAAATGTTTTTAGAAGCAAATATGAACGTATCGCTTGCAGCAAAACAGCAATATATGCATCGAAATAGCGTTCAATATCGCGTTGATAAATTTATCGAAAAAACAGGAATCGATATCAAAAACTTTAAAGGTGCAGTTGCCGTGTACCTTTCTCTATGCTTATACCAATGA
- a CDS encoding DUF5342 family protein, which produces MFTHFQYKPLFTSLPGWRISFFFQKIYYTATYHKDGQIEWGDTTPDARHEKEITAHIHELMLYHIYE; this is translated from the coding sequence ATGTTTACACACTTTCAATACAAGCCTTTATTCACTTCATTACCAGGCTGGCGTATTTCCTTTTTCTTCCAAAAGATATATTACACAGCCACGTATCATAAAGATGGCCAAATTGAATGGGGAGATACTACCCCTGATGCTAGGCATGAAAAAGAAATAACTGCCCATATCCATGAGCTTATGCTATATCACATATATGAATAA
- a CDS encoding YheC/YheD family protein encodes MIIGYKKGVWYSDTPKQRLGHIALTASIPLQAQTFKVRTHAGRVGPLIGVLIGGSAEGKGYGDWKRLSALLHTIQSNNGIGFLFTSYNLKSDYIVGYMQQKQSWIAYQMPYPDVVYNRISNRTQEQTKAAQYTLNTLSNKNIPIFNPGFFSKWDVYKALSTEEQLQRYLPDTILIETEKDLYQQLAIHSVLYIKQTHSAKGKKLLRITSQGDMLRVERPVTSPYMCSHEALWEMLRHEHSSFIAQQAIEHDEHDGKKYDLRLVSHYVHGSFRISGIGVRVAGIGNIVTHIPNGGHMIALEELKRPVRSKELEHLVDLCGQSLMASFGRVREFSLDIGVDPNGRYYIFEANAKPMRFDEAAIEAQVIQNLVTICFHEAGFL; translated from the coding sequence ATGATAATTGGTTATAAAAAAGGCGTATGGTACTCTGATACTCCAAAACAAAGATTGGGTCACATCGCTTTGACTGCTTCTATCCCTCTACAAGCTCAAACATTTAAAGTTCGTACACATGCCGGTCGGGTCGGTCCTTTAATAGGCGTTCTCATAGGAGGAAGTGCAGAAGGTAAAGGTTATGGAGATTGGAAAAGACTCAGTGCTTTGCTGCATACCATCCAGTCTAACAATGGAATCGGCTTTCTTTTTACATCTTATAATTTGAAAAGCGATTATATTGTGGGGTACATGCAACAAAAGCAATCTTGGATTGCCTATCAGATGCCTTATCCAGATGTCGTATATAACCGGATTTCTAATCGTACACAAGAACAAACTAAAGCAGCGCAATATACACTAAACACACTATCTAACAAAAATATTCCAATTTTCAATCCAGGATTTTTTTCAAAGTGGGATGTTTACAAAGCTCTTTCAACTGAAGAACAATTACAGCGCTATTTACCGGACACTATTCTAATTGAAACTGAAAAAGACCTCTATCAACAGCTTGCTATTCATTCCGTTTTATATATCAAGCAGACTCATAGTGCAAAAGGAAAAAAACTATTACGCATAACAAGTCAAGGTGATATGTTGCGTGTCGAAAGGCCCGTTACTTCTCCCTATATGTGCAGCCATGAGGCGCTGTGGGAAATGCTTCGTCATGAACACTCCTCATTCATTGCACAGCAAGCAATTGAACACGATGAACATGATGGTAAAAAATATGATTTGCGCCTTGTTTCTCATTATGTACACGGATCTTTTAGAATTAGCGGTATTGGCGTTCGTGTTGCAGGTATTGGAAATATTGTTACGCATATCCCAAACGGTGGACATATGATTGCGTTAGAAGAATTAAAAAGACCGGTGCGCTCCAAGGAGCTAGAACACCTCGTTGACCTCTGCGGGCAAAGCTTAATGGCATCTTTTGGACGTGTTCGTGAATTCTCACTAGATATCGGTGTCGATCCGAATGGACGGTATTATATCTTTGAAGCAAACGCAAAGCCGATGCGTTTTGATGAGGCTGCCATCGAAGCGCAGGTCATTCAAAATCTTGTCACCATATGTTTTCACGAAGCAGGATTTTTGTAG
- a CDS encoding YheC/YheD family protein: protein MNRKQFQLAEGTREPSTVYVPYTVSETNALRYISFGTCVVPCEVKTDYLSDSTITIGHEVLQELRLPFLSDIHVFLHDATIIIGPLIGIFTAGFTESQLRPIGERSLFFANLLTSQTAQKAYLFVFGSHNINWQEGIITGYFYNQERWVQYDVPFPNVVYDRLPNRRTENHRAIARVKNRLQQEYLIPWFNPGFFNKWDIYQLLKNDNEVASYLPETRLFSGFEEVELLLSKYGHVYIKPMNGSLGNGIYQVRYSFEHNEYYCRYRDEDGNKLRKYHSLEFLMNHLLTDADLHTFIVQQGIPLLRVNSNPVDFRIHTNKNRSGKWIVSAIAAKIAGQGSMTTHINNGGEVKTLEEIFPDDTERQIMKERLTTAALLLSQQIDATVTGYIGEIGFDVGVDKNGHVWLFEANSKPGRSIFDYPKLREGDRITKELFLDYALHLTEKALFAPEELFQ from the coding sequence ATGAACCGGAAACAATTCCAGCTTGCTGAAGGAACACGAGAGCCTAGTACTGTGTATGTGCCATATACTGTCTCGGAAACAAACGCACTGCGATATATCTCCTTTGGTACCTGTGTTGTACCCTGTGAAGTAAAAACAGACTACTTATCGGATTCTACCATTACAATTGGACATGAGGTATTACAAGAGCTACGTCTGCCTTTTTTATCTGATATACATGTCTTCCTGCATGATGCTACCATTATCATCGGTCCATTGATTGGCATTTTCACAGCAGGATTTACAGAATCTCAGCTAAGACCGATTGGAGAGCGCTCTTTATTTTTTGCCAATCTTTTAACCTCACAAACAGCGCAAAAGGCTTATTTATTCGTATTTGGTTCTCATAATATCAATTGGCAAGAAGGAATTATCACAGGCTATTTCTATAACCAAGAACGCTGGGTACAATATGACGTCCCTTTTCCAAATGTTGTATATGATCGCCTTCCCAATCGCAGGACAGAAAATCACCGTGCCATTGCACGTGTGAAAAATCGATTGCAACAGGAATATTTAATTCCTTGGTTCAATCCCGGCTTCTTTAATAAATGGGATATTTATCAGTTGCTGAAAAACGATAACGAAGTAGCCTCCTACCTGCCCGAAACAAGGTTGTTTTCCGGCTTTGAAGAAGTCGAGCTGCTTCTCTCCAAATACGGACATGTATATATAAAACCTATGAACGGGAGTCTCGGTAATGGTATTTATCAAGTCAGATACTCCTTTGAGCATAACGAATATTATTGCCGCTACCGTGATGAAGACGGCAATAAACTCCGAAAATATCATTCGTTGGAATTTTTAATGAACCACCTTCTTACGGACGCAGATTTGCATACATTTATTGTACAACAAGGCATCCCTCTCCTACGGGTAAACAGCAATCCTGTAGATTTCCGTATTCACACCAATAAAAATCGGAGCGGCAAATGGATTGTGAGCGCCATCGCTGCCAAAATAGCTGGTCAAGGTAGCATGACTACTCATATTAATAATGGCGGTGAAGTGAAAACATTGGAAGAAATCTTTCCAGATGATACAGAACGTCAAATAATGAAGGAACGTTTGACAACAGCCGCTTTGCTGCTAAGCCAGCAGATTGATGCTACCGTCACTGGTTACATCGGTGAAATTGGCTTTGATGTAGGTGTTGATAAAAACGGCCATGTTTGGCTTTTTGAAGCAAATTCAAAGCCAGGGCGCTCTATTTTTGATTACCCAAAACTCCGAGAAGGCGACCGTATTACCAAAGAGTTATTCCTCGATTATGCCTTGCATCTTACAGAAAAAGCTTTATTTGCACCAGAGGAACTGTTTCAATGA